A region of Thermodesulfobacteriota bacterium DNA encodes the following proteins:
- a CDS encoding Rieske 2Fe-2S domain-containing protein, which translates to MARRSEKKQSSKKLVKVAKLGEIGPGQRKVVTVNGAEVVIFNLDGELYAMSNVCPHKGYPLTYGPVFGDTIMCPNHGYMFNVKTGHCLTKSSYPIKTYKVITDGNSIKIEL; encoded by the coding sequence TTGGCTAGAAGAAGTGAAAAAAAGCAATCAAGTAAAAAATTAGTCAAGGTAGCAAAACTCGGAGAAATCGGGCCGGGGCAGAGGAAGGTGGTTACGGTCAACGGGGCTGAGGTCGTAATATTCAACCTTGACGGAGAGCTCTACGCTATGAGTAACGTATGCCCGCACAAGGGGTATCCACTTACTTACGGCCCGGTCTTCGGCGATACTATCATGTGCCCGAACCATGGATATATGTTTAATGTGAAGACCGGCCATTGTTTAACCAAATCCTCTTATCCCATAAAAACATACAAAGTTATCACCGATGGTAATTCGATTAAGATTGAGCTTTAG
- a CDS encoding non-heme iron oxygenase ferredoxin subunit: protein MAKLVEVAKTDDIEPGQGMLIEVEGKEIALFNCDGTFYAIDNECTHVGGPLCEGELEGDRVICPWHGAEFNVKTGEVLGPPAQKGVNAYKVHVEGNTIKIEV from the coding sequence ATGGCAAAGCTTGTAGAAGTGGCTAAAACAGATGATATCGAGCCGGGCCAGGGCATGCTCATAGAGGTAGAAGGAAAAGAGATAGCCTTGTTTAACTGCGACGGGACTTTCTATGCAATTGATAACGAATGCACCCACGTCGGCGGCCCGCTATGCGAGGGAGAGCTGGAAGGGGACAGGGTCATTTGTCCCTGGCATGGTGCCGAATTCAACGTGAAGACGGGGGAAGTGCTAGGGCCTCCTGCACAAAAAGGGGTCAACGCATACAAAGTGCATGTAGAGGGGAATACGATAAAGATAGAGGTTTAA
- a CDS encoding FAD-binding oxidoreductase, with translation MSDYSFDFLFIGGGILGSAGAMALSQRLEEMGQGASIAVIDLDLEGEHSSTLKNAGGVRATWRNRANIELCRYSIDFYETIRDEVQFRELGYFWMHDREWWEEINKNYPLYKEYGLPVELHPPKAVPEFLPFVDNLEGIAGLSISRKAGLIDHYSLREYYRKQARKRGVVFLDRCFVKKIVVNNSEAREVIADQLKKSGDNESEQIKKYLINGEVEASKEEISFKCGTLINTAGAWSPRISRLYGFNDEEIKPRRRQMVVIKCPEVDLSSYGILIDTSDVYFHKDAENILAGYSNMDEPYGYNLEYGFGGLEEDSLFVRHIWLPLYQRISKFERVKFLRGWAGLYAETPDRSGYLGKVPGFKNIYECGAHTGRGLMISYGAGTALSDLILEGKFREELKHAKDLSRDRPSGDLFEELHL, from the coding sequence ATGTCAGATTATAGTTTTGATTTCCTTTTCATTGGCGGGGGTATCCTGGGGTCAGCCGGGGCGATGGCGCTGTCTCAGAGGCTGGAGGAGATGGGGCAAGGCGCTAGTATAGCGGTTATCGACCTGGACCTGGAGGGAGAACACTCATCCACGCTAAAAAATGCCGGCGGGGTAAGGGCTACCTGGCGAAACCGGGCGAATATAGAACTCTGCAGGTACTCGATAGATTTCTACGAAACCATTCGAGATGAAGTTCAGTTTCGCGAGCTTGGATACTTCTGGATGCACGACCGGGAATGGTGGGAGGAGATAAACAAGAATTACCCGCTTTACAAAGAATACGGGCTTCCGGTAGAGCTTCATCCCCCCAAGGCAGTTCCGGAGTTTTTACCATTCGTAGATAACCTGGAAGGCATAGCCGGACTTTCCATATCCAGAAAGGCAGGGCTAATCGACCATTATTCCTTGAGAGAGTATTACCGGAAACAGGCAAGAAAGAGGGGTGTTGTGTTTCTTGACCGGTGCTTTGTCAAAAAGATAGTGGTTAATAATAGTGAAGCAAGAGAGGTAATCGCGGACCAATTGAAAAAATCGGGCGATAACGAATCCGAGCAAATCAAAAAGTATTTGATCAACGGAGAGGTAGAAGCTTCCAAGGAAGAGATTTCGTTCAAGTGCGGTACCCTAATAAATACCGCCGGGGCCTGGTCTCCCCGAATCTCGAGGCTTTACGGATTTAATGACGAAGAGATTAAACCGCGCCGTAGACAAATGGTGGTTATAAAGTGCCCGGAAGTGGATTTATCCTCTTATGGAATATTAATAGATACGTCTGACGTTTATTTTCACAAGGATGCGGAGAATATACTTGCCGGCTATTCCAACATGGACGAGCCTTATGGATACAATCTCGAATACGGTTTCGGTGGGTTGGAGGAGGATAGCCTTTTCGTCAGGCATATTTGGCTTCCCCTATACCAGCGGATCAGCAAATTCGAGAGGGTTAAATTCTTGAGAGGGTGGGCCGGACTATATGCGGAAACCCCGGACCGTTCCGGTTATTTGGGGAAAGTTCCTGGGTTCAAAAATATATATGAATGCGGCGCACACACCGGAAGGGGATTGATGATTTCATACGGCGCAGGAACTGCTCTTTCCGACCTGATTCTGGAAGGCAAGTTTAGGGAGGAGCTTAAACATGCAAAGGACCTGTCCAGGGATAGACCTTCCGGGGACTTGTTCGAGGAACTGCACTTGTAG
- a CDS encoding NYN domain-containing protein, with product MQEDTKTSDSNFRIAVLIDGENAQPNLLGHIMSEVAKKGIVTIRRIYGDWTSPHMKGWKSILHTYAVQPIQQFRYTYGKNSTDSSLIIDAMDILHEKVVDGFCIVSSDSDYTRLATRIRESGVFVMGIGQKKTPQPFVKACELFVYTENLGDKADVLTEESEKDLKKTGVATKELIGLLKEAFNMVVQEDELAYLGKIGEALRKLDPSFDPRSYGFRTMTPLFRSLPEHFEIVTKDAGKSVYIKLK from the coding sequence ATGCAAGAAGATACCAAGACCAGCGATAGCAATTTCAGGATAGCCGTCCTGATAGACGGAGAGAATGCCCAGCCCAACCTCTTAGGGCATATTATGAGCGAGGTGGCAAAAAAGGGGATTGTCACCATCAGAAGAATCTATGGAGACTGGACCAGCCCTCACATGAAGGGATGGAAGAGCATCCTCCACACCTACGCAGTCCAGCCTATACAACAGTTCAGATACACCTACGGAAAAAACTCTACGGACAGCTCTTTAATCATCGATGCAATGGACATTCTTCATGAAAAAGTAGTCGACGGCTTCTGTATAGTCTCCAGTGACAGCGACTACACTAGGCTGGCCACCAGGATAAGAGAATCGGGGGTTTTCGTGATGGGGATAGGTCAGAAAAAGACCCCGCAGCCCTTTGTGAAAGCGTGTGAGTTGTTTGTTTATACAGAAAATCTAGGTGATAAAGCGGATGTATTAACAGAGGAATCGGAGAAGGATTTGAAGAAAACAGGGGTTGCCACCAAGGAATTGATCGGCTTACTCAAAGAGGCGTTCAATATGGTAGTTCAGGAAGATGAGCTAGCCTATCTGGGTAAGATCGGTGAAGCTCTCCGAAAACTGGACCCGAGCTTCGACCCCAGGAGCTACGGCTTCAGAACTATGACCCCCTTATTCCGTTCCCTACCCGAACATTTCGAGATAGTCACCAAGGATGCCGGAAAATCGGTTTATATAAAACTAAAATAG